CACTCCACGTGCCAGTGATGGAAAGGTTGAATATATAGGCGGAGAATTTGACGTTTGGGAGGATATATCTGCAGATTGCCTGAATGCATTTATCTTATATGATTTGGTGAAAGCTTGTAAGAAGTATAGTAATATAGGAGAATgtttttggttgattgataAGGACTTAGATTTTAATCATGGGTTAAGGAGTTGTACAACTGATGGAGATATATTACACTTAGTTAGGGATGCttttgaaaatgagaatgagataaatgtttattttcatcatgAAGTAGATCCAATTTTAGAAGAAGTCCCACAAATGTTGTACTTGGAATGTGATCCAATTCGAAAAGCTGTTGAGAATGAGGATGATTTAGATGATGTACCTGTTGCTGGCCATGAGGAAGGTAAGTTTTAATTCATCTGTACTTGGTCCGACATGGTtaccataattaattaatatgattaatttttactttatgaCCATTGATGCAGATGTTGGTGCTGGAGAGCAGACAGATGCTGGTGAGCAGATGGATGCTGGTAAGCAGAGGGATGGTGGTGAGCAGAGGGATACTGATGCTGGTGAGCAAAGAGATGGTAGTGAGCAGAGGGATACTGATGCTGGTGAGCAAAGAGATGGTAGTGAGCAGAGGGATGCTGAAGCTGGTGAGGAGAGAGATGCTGATGGTGAAGAGAGAGATGTTGCTGATAGTGAGGAGGAAAAGGAAGTTGACAGTGATGAGACAGATGCTGAGTGGTTTATAAATTTCTCTTGTATGTTGAATGAAGTTGAAGCTGAAGTTGAGACAGACGGTTATCATTCAGAGGAGCTTAATATCCCCATTAgtagtgatgatgaagatgaggatgttgaAGTTTATCCTCAATATAGTCAAAGTAGTGGAGTTGGTGAACAGAAGTTGGAATTAGGGATGGAGTTTGGTACTCTAGATGAATTTAAATCTGCCTTGAGGGAGTATAGCATATTGATGGGCAGGGAGTTCAAGTGGAAGAAGAATGATAAACAGAGGGCTAGAGCAAAATGCAAGAAGGCATTTTGTGATTGGGAAATCTATTGTGCAAAGAATGAAGTTAGAAACTCTTTTCAGATAAAGACATTTAAGCATAACCATAATTGCTGCAGAGAAGTGAACAACAAACAAGCAAATAGACAGTGGGTGGTCAGTAAACTTGAGGGCAAACTCAGAATGCAGCCAACCCTTAAATGTGTTGAAGCTTTGGAATATTTCAAGCAAGAGTTTGGAGTGCACATTGAAGTTACAAAGATGTGGAGAGCCATGAAAGAAGCAAAGCAATTAGTGGAAGGGAATGAGAGGAAATAATATGCCAAAGTATTTGATTATGCACATGAATTGTTGAGGAGCAATCCTGGATCAACAGTTAAGATCAACACAGTGCCAAGTCCAGAAGGTCCACCACAATTTCAGAGGCTATATATTTGTCTTGCTGGCTGTAAGAAGGGGTTTGTTGCTGGATGTAGACCATTCATAGGTCTAGATGGATGTTTCCTAAAGAGTGCATTTGGAGGAAACTTGCTCTCTGCTGTTGGGCTTGATGGCAATAACCACATCTATGTTATTGCTTATGCTGTTGTGGACATTGAGAACAAAGACAATTGGAAATGGTTTTTAACTTTGTTGCATGAAGATCTTGGGGATTACATACAGAATGGGTGGAATTTCATGTCAGACATGCAAAAGGTATGACATGGTGTGATTTGCAATTGTTATCATAAGTTAGGTATTTAATTGAAGTTAATGACATAAGTTAGGGACTAGTCCAGAAGTATTTACTACTTTGCTGTAATTTTTCAGGGACTTATTCCAGCTTTACAGGAAGTCATGCCTGGTGCACCTCATAGATTTTGTGTCTTGCATCTTTGGAAAAATTTTACAAAGCAATGGAAAAGCAAGGAACTTAAAGGAATTGTGTGGCAATGTGCAAAATCCACTACTGTTGCTGAGTTTGAAGGCCATATGGCCCATTTGAAGACAATCAACTGCCAGGCTTGGGAGTATTTGAATAAATGGCCCAAACAAGCATGGACAAAAGCCCACTTCAGTACAATACCCAAGGTGGACAATATATGCAACAACACTTGTgaggtattcaattccagaattcTGCAGTATAGATGCAAGCCTATTATCACAATGCTTGAAGAAATTAGAAGTTATATCATGAGAACCATGGCTGCCCGCAAGGTTAAACTTTCTGGAAAACCTGGACCATTATGTCTAGTGCAGTATAAAAGACTAGAAAAAGAATTCCATTTTGCTAATCAATGGACTCCCATTTGGTGTGGTGATAACATGGGCCTGAGATATGAGGTCCACATGTGGGGGAATAAGGTTGAGGTCAATTTAGGTGAATGGACATGCACTTGTGGAGTATGGCAACTAACAGGTTgtgttttttatagtttttttttcattcctaacCTACATGTGTGCTGATTTTACAACTTTGATGTAGGGATGCCATGCCGACATGCCATTGCAACAATAACTCACAAAGGAGGGAAGCCTGAGGACATGTGTCATGAGTGGCTGTCAATAGAAGCTTATAATAAGACATACCAGCATTTTATTGAACCAGTCCAAGGACCACAATATTGGGCCCAGACACAGTATACACACCCTGTTCCACCACATAAAAAGGTCCAAAGAGGAAGgccaaagaaaaatagaaggagATCTGTAGATGAGGACAATGTCACAGGACATAAGCTAAAGAGGAAATTGGCTGAGTTTACATGTGGAAGGTGTGGCCAAACCAATCATAACATTAGAAGCTGTAAAAATATTGGAGTTCCTGTTAGGCCAAAGAAATATGTTGCACCATCAACTTCAAATGAGGATGACCACCTATTATCTCAAGATGAACAAGCTTTGAATGAGGCTGAAGAAGCTGCTGCTCATGTTCAACAAGATCCGATGGAGATTAATTTATCTCGCCTCATTTGTCACAAGATAGTGACATGGAGTTTATGGTAAATATTTGTCACAACAAAGTAGTTTTATCTCAACCTAATTTGTTGCAGCActccatttttatatattacaattaTTCATGTTTGGCATTTACATGTAGGTCCCTGCAACTATTGTTCCACCAATAGCAAGGAATAAGCTAGCCATAACAAGAGCCAAAAAAAGGAAGGTTGCTGATAAAGATGATGCAGAAAACTGAAGAAgcattttttgttgcattttgaagGTTGCTGAAGGTTGCTGAAGACCCATTTTTTGTTGCGCATTTTGAAGGTTGTTGAGTTTGAAGGTTGCTGATGAAGAAAACTGAAGAAgcattttttgttgcattttgatATTAGGATGTGTAGTTGTATATTTTGAAAGCTTCACTGGCATGTGAAATGATGTAAACATTATGGCCTACTGAACAATTGCTTCTAACTACCATGCTTTGGGATGTCAAATATTATGTGAAATTGATCTAAAGTcatgtttcttctctttcttttataaattatacactGTGTTGGATTTGGAGTTGGAGTAGTACAATCCATCCCAACATACATTATGAGTTGCTTCTTATTACctaattctctttcttttattaaattatatttaataaactgcAAATTTCAGCAACAAATTTCaccaacaaattatatttaattgaaatggaTAATTGACAGTACCAACAAAAGCTGCTATTACACTACAAAAGCTACTTCCTATTACAAATTCTTCAGCAAAACAACAATTGACAGTAGCAACAAAAGCTGCTATTACACTACAAAAGCTACTTCCTACTACAAATTCTTCAGCAAAACAACAATTACAATATCAAAAGCTGCTATTACACATTTTACCTAAAGTACATTCCCCTTAAAACTaacattacaattaaaaatgaaaaacctaacaacacaatgtttgttaaatttctcattttcttctgcaAAGCTTCAATTTGTAGCCTCAAATCAGCCACTACCATTGTTTCTCTTGAGACAGAAGACGAATTAGAAAGttggttttcttcttcaacccattgaaaaaattgacagttATCTGGGTCTGTTTGGGGTAATGCACAAGTATAGAATAACCTTCCTGGGTTTCTCCTTGTTCTTGCAGTTCGAATAGCTGCACGTCTTCCATGGTGGCATTGCCGAATGAAACTACCAGAaaatgcacaacaactgccactTGCAGACATGTACAAATCAAGTGAACAAGCAGCAGGGACTGAGCCtcagagtagaagaagaagaagcaactcaGCGTGGGAAGAAGAAGCAACCAGCAGCttcataaaccctaatttttttGGGGAAGAAGAAGCAACCTTGCATGTGAGAGAGATTTTATAGATGCAGACCTCAGTGCCACGTTGGACAATCTACGTGGTACTGAATTGCCACCTATACACCTCACTAACGCCGTCACCTGAGAAATTAACGACAGagactattttgcaaaacttatgtaaagttagggactattatgaattaaaatttaagtcagggactaatatgcaaagtggttacaatctcagggactaaattgcctattcactcgttaaataaataagtacctcaatataatatttatttcttacttttttgtttagttttagaTTTGTCCTTACAATTTCCACTATATAAACAATTGAATGATatttatgtaataaaatatattaatgattatTGAAGTAGTATCAAATGAAGTACCATGCTGTTTGCCCATTACAAATGAGAGTTCAACTGGACGGGAATTGCGCATGAATGGACATTTAATCAGATCAACGCTGGATTATTTCTTTATCAATATCTGATGGATCCGTTAGAGAGGTAATATAGTAATTATATGATCAATTAAAAGAGTGAATTAAATTACAATATTATACTTTAAATTCTATTCAAACTTGATGTCTAATATAGtaattatatcatcaacctAGTTTTACAATAAAACatctaaacataaaaaaggTTACATTTAAATTACTTAAGTTAAAAAGTTACATTACgttaaactttacaaattataatGATAATGAACCTATTACCAACTACATCGGTTATAATCCATCCTTATTTGATCAGGcaaatttttaagtaaatatgAACAATCAATTTggtcaaaaatcaaattataaaatataggatttgatatttttaaataaattttaattttattttattgattatatatattattccaaAGTGGTAATGTATTTTtggatatttataattttagttttttcactaattttaaaatcattcgATTTTTCAATTAcagatcaattattttaattatattttttagttttcattattatatttttttcatattacgCATTCTACTGTTAAtgctatattatatattaaaatattctcaattatgtttaaaataatattataccaTTGTTACGTCAATGAACgtacataataattaaaatatcttaaagtgtaatgttaaaataatataataataatattggacGACTCAATAAATCTGTCAAAAATgatgaaaacaaatataaataatgttaggaaaaaaaaacatcttatctaaaaaaagtaataagaagatttattaaatattttaaggctaagaaggaaataaatataaaaagataaaaaattgtcattttcaAAAATTGTCATGAGGTAGcgtttcaaattatttttttcaaactatTAAAAAGACATGTTTGTCAAATGTTGTTTATAAAGTCAAAAGCAAATTTTTCAGTTTGTGAAAAACAAATTAGAAACTAACTACAACTATTTGTCCAACATacactaaattaatattttaggaaCAAATTTGATGCGGATGAGTGTTTTAAAATTGTAAGTAACTGGTTAAATAAGAAGCAGatctcacaaaattttataatctttaataaatttaaatggatTCATCTTCATTTATGTGATTGTTGATGAATACTTTGTGTTTACGATTGCCTCTTGGtactttgttattattttatgatgttaaaatattaatttgtaaccaattgtaaacattttttttactctcttaAATAATTGGTTTTGAGtgaattttaatcataaaaaacctaaaataaaaaggaacagAAGTAAGAAAAAAGTCCAatcaaattctatttttaaattgagtttaaataaccttttatccttttgttattttaaagaaacttttggtccttataaaatgtgattttttattttagcaacCGGTGGTTTGAGATTCCAAACTTTCTAGATCATCGTCTGATTTTCTCTTGCTATAAAAGGATCAGTAAATCGAACATCCTCCATGGCATATTCCTGTTTAAATATATGGATTCCCATTTTAACAGGGTGGATATAGGTATCTATACAACGTGGACATGTAACATTCACATGGTTCCATCCATTTTCGAAAGGCATCTCATATGGACTATTTCTGGAttttatctcttgtagatcACAAAGATATGCATGGTGCATTCCTGTCCTGAAATGGCAACTATAAGGGGAACATTGGTTGCCATTGATGAACACCATGGGACGAAAAAATTTGTCTTGAATAGGTGCAACAATAAGACAAAGAACCATGTCAGGGAACTTATTACGAAACCAGAAAGAAATTGAAGGTCCACTGCTTTGCTGATCGAACCACTCAGGAATCCTATCTCTTGGCAAACAAAACACAGTGTTTCCAGCTTCATGCAGTTCCTGTTAGCCATAAAGAATTCATGAGTTTACCAAAGTTAAGTACactatatattatcaaataaaatacatttcaaACAAGATAAAACCTGATTTAGGAACTTGCTTATACTTGAGGAAGTCAATGATTTACAGTTTATTGCAAAGAAATGCTTTAAGTTTGGTGGAATCCCTCTAATTTCCCGAAGATGCTTGCAGTAACATACATCAAGTATCCTTAAAAATTGACATTCTTTGATGCATTCTGGAAGGATTGTGAAATTATTCTCGGATAGACATAATTTCTTCATATGTGCAAACCAAGTAAAAtctattgaaaaaaattcatcacaGAGGTTGCAACTTGAGACAGTAAGCCTTTCTACCTTTGAAGATACTGTTGACCCCGTTGTTTTTTCACCCTCTTCCTGTTTTAGCCATTGCCACCCTTTCAATCCCACGGCGAAGATTTCAGTCAGTTCTGGCATCAGGACAATGCTACTTGGCACCTTAAAAATTGCATGAGGACTTAAAAAGCTCAGATCTAATCCTTGAAGCCCAGcatgattttgaaatgaaaatggcAATTCTGTTATGGAAGAGTGTGACAAACAAAGTTCTCTTATGTTTTCCATCTTTCCtaatatttttggaaaactCTCAAgaccttaacaaaatgaaaggTTAAGTTTTTCAAGAGAAGTCAACTTGATAGGTGGAAAACTTCTTAGCCTTTTGCATCTAAAAGCATTCAATATTTTAAGCTTATCCAGAAAACCAATTGAAGTGTGAACCGTAATTAAATTATGGCAGCATTCAAATGAAAATTCCTCCAAGTTTGGGAGACCAGATACGTCAGGAATCTGTGTTAAACATTTGCACCTGTCAAAATTCAATATTCTTAGATTTACAAacatctgcaaaaaaaaaaacagaaacaataagAACAGAATGAATAATCTTAAAAgtgaatttattaaataacaagATGTGGAAAATGTACTCTTTAAGCTTACCTTCCATAAGCCATCCAAGTCAAATGAGGAAATACAACTATAGGGTAACTTGCATATGGAAAGTTTTTTCGGATGAAAATCAGATGGTAAACAATGTGAAGGATATCTCCACCATTCCAGTACTCTCAAATTATTTGGAAGATATTTGGGACCTTTggaaaatttaccatttttaataataactgTTTTgaggtttttcttcttcttgaaaGCCTTTGTATTTAATTCTACTATTTCTTCTTTGTCAAAGCTGGGGAAGTCTAGACATATGATTTCAATTTGACTAGTTCCCTGTTAATCCAAAAGCCACGAATCAACCACAACCACAATGCAAGTGAACGCATATTTACAGAAATTTACATATtatgaagaaaaacaacaaatatgATTTGAACATATGATAGTCAGGAAACATAAACCAAGATATGAAATCAAATCATTCATTAGTGCCACTCACCTTGTTGTATTCCAAAACTTGAATTATATCTTCCAGTAACCACAGTCTACTGCGCTTCTCTGGCTCTTTCGGTGATACTTGCCTGACAATTTCTTTACCCATGTCCTCAATCAAGTCATGCATTGTAACTCTAGGTAATCTACCATACCAACTAAACttttttataagagatttttcAACCAACACTCCAATATGATATTTCATGCAATCACCATAATGAGCGCGAAGTATATCTATAACCTCTGTCAAAGCATATCTATTGAAGCAACAGGCAATGTCAAGGAAAACATTCTTTTGTTCTTCCTCCAAAGCATCAAAGCTTACTTTAAGTATCTCTAGGATTTGAATGCTAGGAATTCTTTTATATTGTTTGATAGCAGATTTCCATTCTTCTATACTTTTCCCAAACAAGTTGGAACCTATCACTTCCAAGGCTAATGGAAGGCCAGAAGCATAAATTACTACATCATTCAAGTCCTCCTTATAACTTGGATCAACCTTTTCTGTTTTAAAAGATTTCCATGTAAGCAATTGAAGAGCATTGCTCTCATTCAATAGTTTCACTTCATATGTTCTTTTAACCCCATGAGATGCTAGCAGTTGTTTGTCCCGAGTGGTGATGATGACTCTACTGCCTGGACCAAACCAACAAGGTCTTCCAACAATAGCCTGTAATTGTTCATGCTTGTCAACATCATCTAGAATCAAGAGAACCTTCTTCCGCTGAAGCCTATGTTGTATAATTGAAGCTCCTTGTTCAACACTTGCTAGGTTGATTTCCTTCTCTCCAAGTATTTCCCAAAGAAGGATGATCTGGAGGTATTGTAACTcctgtttgtttgatttttctctcaaatcttTAAGAAAACATGAACCATCAAAATGACAAGCAATCAAATTATAAACGGCTATAGCAAGTGTTGTTTTTCCTATCCCGCCAATTCCATGGATCCCTATCATGTAGACACCATCATCAGATTCAACATCCAAAAGCTTTGTTACTTCTAGTAATCTTGACTCTAGTCCAACCGGGTAATCCGCAACAGGCAAAGGAGCATGATTAATCTTGCTGGAGACCAACTCAACAATCCTCCCAATAAACTCGTATTCATACCCTTCTCGGTTTCAAACATAAAAGTCTTACATTATGTTTGGATGGGtacttttaacaaaataatttattttaaatgggaCATTGAATAtctcattttaaatttagtgtTTGGATAATAAGTTAAAGAGAAATTGAATATATGACATTTTAACAAGAAattttaatcaacaaaaaatgaataatttcaaattctcttaaaaatgaaagaatttcaaTTCCTCCACAAGAGAGACATTCCTCCCACTCTCAGTCTTTCTTCTTTACAAACACTGTTCACTCCTCTTGAGTCACACGCTCTCGCTCTCTTGGGATTTCGAGAACCTTGCTCTCTCCGGGTGGTGAAAATTCTCACATGGGGTCTTTTTACCTAGAGTTTTTCACAAAACTCACAGAAACAGATAAGAATCGTGCAAACaagtaattgaaaaatgaatgaataagGAGAGGAACGGACTCGTCTTGGAAGTTTCGGCCATGGAGGTGTGAGAAGAGAAGGAagtagtgagagagagagaggagtatGAAGTATTGTTCTTTGAGAAGAGGAGAAGGAAGGACGTGAAGGAGAGTAAGGCAGAGTCAAAGAAGAGGTGAGGTTCCTTTTAAACAAGTGTTGGCTCAGAGTAACACCATCTAGGAGGACTGCGCCATTTGTTCCTTTATTAATTACTTATCCCCCGATTCATCTGTTTAacatatacatttattttatatgtaattaatCAAATCAAAGGTGAAATATTttgcattaaaatattttgtattaaattattgtGATATtagataattgaattttttttaacaaaaaattagattgaacaagaaattatatatcattcatatttaattttacagtATTGTTTAATCCAAGTTTTTGTGTGtgttaatacaaaaatattatgtaagactcaaaattgtttaacattaaaattattttgattatataattattaaatattgtttagtattaaatttattttgaatattttactaattaaaaatgattaatatttatttttattcaatattaaaattttaatttttaaataaatatttaaaaatttaaatttaaatttatccgaacaagaaaattaaaatacaagaaattaaattgctacatctaaacaaaatatttataaaataaaaagtatttaaatcaAAACAGTTAAAATGTtgtgtatttaaattttctaaaaaaaattaaatcctcCATCTAAACTAAAAAATTTTACATCCTCCATCCAAACATGGGTTAAAGAAGTCAAAATAGCCCTATCCAGGTTTGATACCAAAGTTGTAACAAgcatttcttttctctttaaattttacaatcaaATCATTAGACAATCGACACCTAACCCAACAAAAATTATGAAGTAAAAGATTGGTAAGGTGTGGTACCCGTGTTTGAAATGAAAGCCAGACAAGTTAGCTACTTGATGCAGAGCCTTCTTCCAATACTCCAACTTCTCCATGTTGTGGTTGAACCTTTCCTCATGCTTAGCCAATGCTTCTCCATAACTACCTTCCTGGTGTCTGACATCAGAAGGATCCACCTTATAAAAAACTGGCACAACCAACAGATTTTTGCTCTTAAAGCACTCAAGAATGTGAGCAAGTTCATCTAAGCAAAACCAGGAAGAAGCTTAATTTATAGAGAGCACAGTGATGGCAATCCTGGAATCTTGAATTGCCTTCAGAAGTGCTGGTGTTATTTCCTCTCCACTCTGAAGCTCCTCATCATCAATGAAAGTGTAGATTCCCCTGTCATCAAGAGCTTTGTAAAGATTTCCGGTAAAACCATGACGTGTGTCTGCACCTCTGAAGCTGAGGAAAACATCATAGTTGAAGGAAGAGGAACATGATCCCAAAGCCATGTGAACTGAGAAGAAAGTCTACTATGATTGTGGATGGAATGTTGCGTCTCCAAAACTTGGATGAAGGttcatatgtttattttttctggcctgcataaaataaaacaattaaaaaattaagactaTGATCATTAGTGTTAGAAGATGAAGTGTGAGTTAATATGCATTAAGAGACTTTATTTTTGTGTAACCACTAAGTATTTGAAGGGTTATTGACATTAAGCACGTTTTTTGTGTTAATTGAAGAGTCATTTAATGGCTATAGATTGCTCTCAAGTCTCCTCTCTATTTTTCTAACACCCTCCAAGTGGAATGTATTTGCGTTTTGGATCCACTGACAATTTTGTTAAGTAAATTACATTGCAACAGTGGATGATATGCTGTGTATCTTCTtcagtttaatatatataaagcaAAGCACTTTCATTTTTGAGTTTTTGAAATTAAACGAATTAGATTTGTTGTTTTTATCACTAGCATATCCAGAAAACCTTCCACGaagtttcataaaataattaatctccTTGATATTAGTTGTGCttctaacatgattttttttatcatgattttataattttgaataaactTTAATCAATGATAAAATGTGTCTAAAAAGTATGTTATTTGCACTTTTCATATCCATTTttatactataaaataaaattatcaatttagaAAACACTCCTTTCTTTCCATCGGTTAGACATTTTCaacactctttttcttttctatctgAAAGATGCATTTCACATTCTATTTTTGtaatgagcaaaaaaaaaaaacgtatctCTCAaccatttcaaattaaatttctttgtttttcaaatgtatattttgattatcttaattaactaattatttattttttatttaaattatttattcaatttatttatgtattaaaaaatattattattatcaattttaattatataaaaataaatatttattacgtGTTATgcaagaatataaaatattagtttattttattaaactagTATCAGCaagtttaataataatactttttgAATTAAACCAATGGGTTTATTGTATTCGCATCAGCATACATACAGCTAACAACTCAAGCTTGGCATAGCACAAATGTGACGAGAGATTGTTGCCTTCAATCATTAATTATGCCAATTTTTCTGAAGGAATAGAGTGAATTGCTCGGTATCTAGAAATCGATGGGCACAGCTACAACGTCAGATTCTTTAGCATATATATGAgactttttatatatagttgAGCGAATACAAAAAATAGCATAGCATATTATTATTAGCATAATCAATATTGTCCTTTAAAAGATGCAACTCTCACCAATGTTCAATGATAACTTGGCAAAGTAGTTTCTATATTCTC
The Glycine max cultivar Williams 82 chromosome 16, Glycine_max_v4.0, whole genome shotgun sequence genome window above contains:
- the LOC102660738 gene encoding uncharacterized protein produces the protein MNDNITLVLHHGGRFTPRASDGKVEYIGGEFDVWEDISADCLNAFILYDLVKACKKYSNIGECFWLIDKDLDFNHGLRSCTTDGDILHLVRDAFENENEINVYFHHEVDPILEEVPQMLYLECDPIRKAVENEDDLDDVPVAGHEEDVGAGEQTDAGEQMDAGKQRDGGEQRDTDAGEQRDGSEQRDTDAGEQRDGSEQRDAEAGEERDADGEERDVADSEEEKEVDSDETDAEWFINFSCMLNEVEAEVETDGYHSEELNIPISSDDEDEDVEVYPQYSQSSGVGEQKLELGMEFGTLDEFKSALREYSILMGREFKWKKNDKQRARAKCKKAFCDWEIYCAKNEVRNSFQIKTFKHNHNCCREVNNKQANRQWVVSKLEGKLRMQPTLKCVEALEYFKQEFGVHIEVTKMWRAMKEAKQLVEGNERK
- the LOC102660613 gene encoding uncharacterized protein, translating into MSDMQKGLIPALQEVMPGAPHRFCVLHLWKNFTKQWKSKELKGIVWQCAKSTTVAEFEGHMAHLKTINCQAWEYLNKWPKQAWTKAHFSTIPKVDNICNNTCEVFNSRILQYRCKPIITMLEEIRSYIMRTMAARKVKLSGKPGPLCLVQYKRLEKEFHFANQWTPIWCGDNMGLRYEVHMWGNKVEVNLGEWTCTCGVWQLTGMPCRHAIATITHKGGKPEDMCHEWLSIEAYNKTYQHFIEPVQGPQYWAQTQYTHPVPPHKKVQRGRPKKNRRRSVDEDNVTGHKLKRKLAEFTCGRCGQTNHNIRSCKNIGVPVRPKKYVAPSTSNEDDHLLSQDEQALNEAEEAAAHVQQDPMEINLSRLICHKIVTWSLWSLQLLFHQ